The Vibrio tarriae genome includes a window with the following:
- a CDS encoding acyltransferase encodes MLAYLLLALNVTVVVLNSAFHSLLICLIALIKLLLPSAAWKAQATQAANWVMWSWASVNAWVLQLSNRVEWDIQGGETLTKQGWYLLISNHLSWTDIVVLCCVFKDRIPMPKFFLKQQLLYVPFIGMACWALDMPFMRRYSREYLLRHPHKRGQDLATTRRSCEKFRSVPTTVVNYVEGTRFHAQKQQRSGLGYQHVLQPKTGGIAYTLAAMGEQFEHIIDVTLAYPDNRQQPFRDLLMGRMQRIVVHIDLLPVDKQVQGDYFNDKQFKRQFQLWLSEVWQRKDQRLEQIYKAD; translated from the coding sequence ATGTTGGCTTACTTGCTCCTTGCGCTGAATGTGACCGTGGTGGTGTTAAATTCGGCCTTTCATTCGCTGCTGATCTGCTTGATTGCTTTGATTAAACTGTTGCTGCCGTCAGCCGCATGGAAAGCGCAGGCCACGCAAGCGGCGAATTGGGTGATGTGGTCATGGGCGAGTGTGAACGCCTGGGTTTTGCAGCTTTCCAACCGCGTGGAATGGGATATTCAAGGCGGTGAAACCCTGACTAAGCAGGGATGGTATCTGCTGATTTCCAATCACTTGAGTTGGACGGATATTGTGGTGCTGTGCTGCGTGTTTAAAGACCGCATCCCAATGCCGAAATTTTTCCTCAAGCAGCAACTGCTGTATGTGCCTTTCATTGGTATGGCGTGTTGGGCGCTGGATATGCCGTTTATGCGCCGCTATTCGCGTGAGTATCTGCTGCGCCATCCGCACAAACGCGGCCAAGATTTAGCGACGACGCGCCGTTCGTGTGAGAAATTCCGTTCGGTGCCGACCACAGTTGTAAACTATGTGGAAGGGACACGTTTTCATGCTCAGAAACAGCAACGCAGTGGCTTGGGTTATCAGCATGTATTGCAGCCGAAAACCGGTGGTATTGCCTACACGTTAGCCGCCATGGGTGAGCAGTTCGAGCATATTATTGATGTGACTTTGGCCTATCCGGATAACCGTCAACAACCGTTTCGTGATTTATTGATGGGCCGTATGCAGCGCATTGTGGTGCACATTGATTTGCTACCGGTGGATAAACAGGTACAAGGTGATTACTTCAACGATAAGCAGTTTAAGCGTCAGTTTCAGCTCTGGCTGAGCGAGGTGTGGCAGCGTAAAGATCAGCGATTAGAGCAGATTTACAAAGCCGATTAG
- a CDS encoding thiol:disulfide interchange protein DsbA/DsbL — MKKLFALVATLMLSVSAYAAQFKEGEHYQVLKTPASSSPVVSEFFSFYCPHCNTFEPIIAQLKQQLPEGAKLQKNHVSFMGGNMGPAMSKAYATMIALEVEDKMVPVMFNRIHTLRKPPKDEQELRQIFLDEGIDAAKFDATYNGFAVDSMVRRFDKQFQDSGLTGVPAVVVNNRYLVQGQSVKSLDEYFDLVNYLLTLK, encoded by the coding sequence ATGAAAAAGCTGTTTGCACTGGTTGCAACTCTGATGTTAAGCGTGTCAGCCTATGCGGCTCAATTTAAAGAAGGTGAACACTACCAAGTGTTAAAAACACCCGCCTCTTCTTCACCAGTCGTCAGTGAGTTTTTCTCATTTTACTGCCCGCACTGTAACACTTTCGAACCCATCATTGCTCAGTTGAAGCAGCAGTTGCCAGAAGGGGCAAAACTGCAGAAAAACCACGTCTCTTTCATGGGTGGCAACATGGGTCCAGCGATGAGCAAAGCGTACGCAACCATGATTGCACTCGAAGTGGAAGATAAAATGGTGCCCGTGATGTTTAACCGCATTCACACTCTGCGTAAGCCACCGAAAGATGAACAAGAACTGCGCCAAATTTTCCTAGATGAAGGGATTGATGCCGCGAAATTTGATGCGACTTACAACGGCTTTGCCGTGGATTCTATGGTGCGCCGTTTTGATAAACAGTTCCAAGATAGCGGCCTAACGGGTGTGCCTGCCGTTGTTGTGAACAACCGTTATTTGGTACAAGGTCAGTCCGTCAAATCCCTCGACGAATATTTTGACCTAGTGAACTACCTGCTGACGCTGAAGTAA
- a CDS encoding serine/threonine protein kinase, translating into MTQATFHFDALTPDLIWYALESIGIRAESGFLPLNSYENRVYQFTDEERRRFVVKFYRPQRWTDEQIQEEHDFALELEQEEIPIVPPLRLNGATLHHYQGYRFALFTSMGGRQYEVDNEEHLEWVGRFLGRIHKVGASKPFLHRPTLSLDEYLHQPRHTLEYSHCIPAHLQRVFFHDLDVLIAEIKQHWVPTQPQIRLHGDCHPGNILWRDGPMFVDLDDARNGPAVQDLWMLLHGDRQDKLIQLDIVLEGYQEFCDFNPQQLKLIEPLRGLRMVHYMAWLAKRWQDPAFPIAFPWFNDAKYWENQILAFKEQIATLQEPPLSLQPQW; encoded by the coding sequence ATGACCCAAGCCACGTTTCATTTTGATGCTTTAACTCCCGATCTGATTTGGTACGCACTGGAAAGTATCGGCATTCGTGCTGAGTCAGGCTTTTTGCCACTCAACAGCTATGAAAACCGCGTCTACCAGTTTACCGATGAAGAGCGTCGCCGCTTTGTGGTGAAATTTTATCGCCCACAACGTTGGACCGATGAGCAGATCCAAGAAGAGCATGATTTCGCGCTCGAACTGGAACAAGAAGAGATCCCGATCGTCCCGCCGCTGAGACTCAATGGCGCGACGCTACACCACTATCAAGGCTACCGTTTTGCCCTGTTTACCAGCATGGGCGGTCGCCAATACGAAGTGGATAATGAGGAACACTTAGAGTGGGTTGGCCGCTTTCTGGGGCGCATTCACAAAGTCGGAGCAAGTAAACCCTTTCTCCACCGCCCAACTTTGTCGCTGGATGAATACTTACACCAACCCAGACATACCTTGGAGTACAGTCACTGCATTCCTGCTCATTTACAGCGGGTGTTTTTTCATGATCTCGATGTCTTAATCGCTGAAATCAAGCAGCATTGGGTACCCACCCAGCCGCAAATCCGTCTGCACGGAGACTGCCACCCCGGCAACATTTTATGGCGCGATGGCCCGATGTTTGTCGATCTGGATGACGCGCGCAATGGCCCTGCCGTTCAAGATCTCTGGATGCTGTTGCATGGTGATCGCCAAGACAAACTGATCCAATTAGATATCGTTTTGGAAGGCTACCAAGAGTTTTGCGATTTTAATCCTCAACAATTGAAACTAATCGAGCCTTTACGTGGTCTACGCATGGTGCACTACATGGCATGGCTCGCCAAACGCTGGCAAGATCCGGCTTTTCCAATCGCATTTCCGTGGTTTAATGACGCGAAATACTGGGAGAATCAGATCCTCGCTTTTAAAGAGCAGATTGCCACTTTACAAGAACCCCCGTTATCATTGCAGCCGCAGTGGTAA
- the ccoG gene encoding cytochrome c oxidase accessory protein CcoG, with protein MSQDKIDVKDVTPKVFNPKTHKGQGGDRFNPSNHIYVRESKGTFQKLRRYGGWFLLLLFGLVPWISYGDRQAILLDIGNQQFNFFGTTLYPQDLTLLALLFMIAAFGLFFITTFLGRVWCGYLCPQTVWTFMYIWFEEKLEGNANKRRKQDNSPMTAELVARKTLKHIAWLAIALVTGFTFVGYFVPIRALVIDFFTLSAAFWPVFWVLFFALCTYGNAGWMRSIMCIHMCPYARFQSAMFDKDTFIVGYDVARGEQRGPRSRKADPKALGLGDCIDCDLCVQVCPTGIDIRDGLQYECINCGACIDACDNTMERMGYAKGLISYTTEHRLSGKHTKVMRPKLLGYGAVFLVMIGLFFAQVAAVDPAGLTVLRDRTQLFRTNGSGEIENTYNLKVINKTQQPQTYQLSVKGLDPVSWYGKQSVVVQPGEVLNLPMTLGAKPENLSSAVTTIQFILHDESHQFTLEVESRFIQKL; from the coding sequence ATGAGTCAGGATAAAATCGATGTTAAAGATGTGACTCCCAAAGTGTTCAACCCCAAGACCCACAAAGGGCAAGGAGGGGATCGCTTTAACCCAAGTAATCACATCTATGTTCGTGAAAGTAAAGGTACCTTCCAGAAACTGCGCCGTTATGGTGGCTGGTTTCTGCTGCTGTTGTTTGGGTTGGTTCCTTGGATTTCTTACGGCGATCGGCAAGCTATCTTGCTTGATATTGGCAACCAACAATTTAACTTCTTCGGAACCACGCTCTACCCACAAGATCTGACCTTACTAGCGCTGCTGTTTATGATCGCCGCCTTCGGCCTGTTCTTTATCACTACCTTCTTAGGCCGTGTCTGGTGTGGTTATCTCTGCCCGCAAACCGTGTGGACGTTTATGTACATCTGGTTTGAAGAAAAACTCGAAGGCAATGCCAACAAAAGACGTAAGCAAGACAACAGTCCGATGACGGCAGAACTCGTGGCGCGTAAAACCTTAAAGCACATCGCTTGGTTGGCGATTGCCTTAGTCACAGGCTTCACTTTTGTCGGCTACTTTGTGCCCATTCGCGCACTGGTGATCGACTTCTTTACTTTAAGTGCCGCATTCTGGCCAGTGTTTTGGGTACTGTTTTTTGCCCTTTGTACTTACGGCAACGCAGGCTGGATGCGCTCAATCATGTGTATCCACATGTGCCCATATGCGCGCTTCCAATCCGCCATGTTCGATAAAGATACCTTTATTGTCGGCTACGATGTCGCGCGCGGCGAACAACGTGGGCCACGCTCTCGCAAAGCGGATCCCAAAGCGCTCGGTTTAGGCGACTGTATTGATTGCGATCTCTGCGTGCAAGTCTGCCCAACCGGTATCGATATTCGTGACGGCTTGCAGTATGAGTGTATCAACTGCGGTGCGTGTATTGATGCTTGTGACAACACCATGGAACGCATGGGCTACGCGAAAGGGCTGATCAGCTACACCACAGAACATCGCCTATCTGGCAAACACACTAAAGTGATGCGCCCCAAACTGCTCGGTTATGGAGCGGTGTTCTTAGTCATGATTGGCTTGTTCTTTGCTCAAGTGGCCGCCGTGGATCCCGCGGGGTTAACCGTTCTTCGCGATCGCACTCAACTGTTTAGAACCAACGGCTCGGGCGAAATTGAAAACACTTACAACCTCAAGGTGATCAACAAAACCCAGCAGCCACAGACCTATCAGCTGTCAGTTAAAGGATTGGATCCGGTCTCTTGGTACGGCAAACAAAGTGTGGTTGTGCAACCGGGTGAAGTACTCAATCTACCCATGACGCTCGGAGCCAAACCAGAAAATCTCAGCTCTGCGGTCACGACAATTCAGTTTATACTGCACGACGAAAGCCACCAATTTACCCTTGAAGTCGAGAGCCGATTTATTCAAAAGCTCTGA
- a CDS encoding YihD family protein, whose amino-acid sequence MKCHRVEELLQLLEPEWHKDSELNLIQFLLKLAQEAGYQGALEDLTDDVLIYHLKMRNSAKDAVIPGLKKDYEDDFKTAILRARGIIK is encoded by the coding sequence ATGAAATGTCATCGCGTAGAAGAACTACTGCAACTGCTTGAGCCTGAATGGCACAAAGATTCCGAGCTCAACTTGATTCAATTCTTACTTAAACTGGCTCAAGAAGCGGGTTACCAAGGTGCTCTCGAAGATCTGACCGATGATGTGCTGATTTACCATCTCAAGATGCGTAACAGCGCAAAAGATGCGGTGATCCCAGGACTTAAAAAAGATTATGAAGATGATTTCAAAACCGCCATTTTACGTGCACGAGGCATCATCAAATAA
- a CDS encoding sporulation protein: MSFIKKTLASFGIGSAKVDSVLQQEVLYPGQSVKVIIHVYGGTTAQVIDNIELKLCCRYIAEVADERGQQQGQPMRRVPHTYTLANWSLPYAFTIEAGETRNFDIELSIPWNTPVTIGDAKVWLETGLDIALALDPTDKDILTVRPEPMMDGIFSALEAQGLRLRQVECEQAKGFALPFVQEFEFVPTTGPFQGRWREVEIVAYRDPEALQLWFEVDRYQRGASGMLASLLGRGELKRHLTLPAHTSPQEAGEQVLAFLDRSC, encoded by the coding sequence ATGTCGTTTATCAAGAAAACCCTCGCCAGTTTTGGGATTGGCTCTGCGAAAGTCGATTCGGTGTTGCAGCAGGAAGTGCTCTATCCCGGCCAATCCGTTAAGGTCATCATCCATGTTTATGGCGGCACAACAGCGCAAGTCATTGATAATATCGAGCTCAAGCTTTGTTGCCGTTATATTGCGGAAGTGGCGGATGAGCGCGGTCAGCAACAAGGCCAGCCAATGCGCCGAGTTCCTCATACCTACACCTTAGCCAACTGGTCTTTACCGTACGCCTTTACGATTGAGGCGGGTGAAACGCGTAATTTTGATATCGAACTCAGCATCCCTTGGAATACCCCAGTGACGATAGGGGATGCCAAAGTTTGGTTAGAGACCGGATTAGATATTGCGCTGGCGCTGGATCCTACCGATAAGGACATTCTCACCGTGCGCCCTGAGCCGATGATGGATGGTATTTTTAGTGCGCTGGAAGCACAAGGTTTACGTTTACGTCAGGTTGAGTGTGAGCAAGCCAAAGGCTTCGCACTGCCTTTTGTGCAAGAGTTCGAATTTGTTCCCACCACGGGGCCATTTCAAGGCCGCTGGCGTGAAGTTGAAATCGTGGCTTATCGTGATCCTGAAGCCTTACAGCTCTGGTTTGAGGTCGATCGTTATCAACGAGGCGCATCCGGCATGTTGGCCAGCTTGCTAGGGCGCGGTGAGCTCAAGCGACATCTCACTTTACCTGCGCACACATCACCACAGGAAGCCGGGGAGCAAGTGTTGGCGTTTCTTGATCGCAGCTGCTGA
- the trhA gene encoding PAQR family membrane homeostasis protein TrhA yields MSNSYGFKEEVANAISHGVGLILGIVGLVLLLVKAVDQQADALTITSMSIYGGSMIALFLASTLYHAIPYQRAKRWLKTFDHCAIYLLIAGSYTPFLLVSLRTPLAVGLMIVIWSLALIGILMKIAFVYRFKKLSLVTYLTMGWLSLIVIYQLAIHLEVGGLTLLAAGGLIYSLGVIFYVAKRIPYNHAIWHAFVLAGCACHFLAIYLYVEPI; encoded by the coding sequence ATGTCGAACAGTTATGGCTTTAAAGAAGAAGTGGCCAATGCGATAAGTCATGGCGTTGGCCTTATCTTAGGGATAGTCGGTTTAGTGCTGCTGTTGGTCAAAGCGGTGGATCAGCAAGCCGATGCATTGACCATTACCAGCATGAGCATTTATGGCGGCAGTATGATTGCGCTATTTTTGGCTTCTACGCTGTACCACGCTATCCCTTATCAGCGTGCAAAACGTTGGCTAAAAACCTTTGATCACTGTGCTATTTATCTACTGATTGCGGGCAGTTATACGCCATTTTTACTGGTCAGTTTGCGCACACCACTGGCGGTTGGTTTGATGATTGTGATCTGGTCGCTCGCGCTTATTGGCATTCTGATGAAAATTGCTTTTGTCTACCGCTTCAAAAAGCTCTCTTTGGTGACGTATCTGACCATGGGCTGGCTTTCGCTGATCGTGATTTACCAGCTTGCCATTCATCTTGAGGTGGGTGGGCTCACTCTGCTGGCGGCGGGTGGACTTATCTATTCACTCGGGGTGATTTTCTACGTCGCCAAACGGATCCCATACAACCACGCCATTTGGCACGCTTTTGTGCTGGCGGGATGCGCATGCCATTTCTTGGCCATTTATCTGTATGTCGAGCCGATTTAG
- a CDS encoding DUF3157 family protein has product MKKLILAASLVSLSTWAGETVQLKDGRYIQLNDDFTWQYVPQETQPQQTSELTPLPLAAPVISQPTLSGVAITVGDHRSVLQLSDSGVDVVLSAPRYEHGQLKLSSAITNQSSQSVIAVRLAIRVQDAQGVWSEEQEVTIWQSIKRMAETYLRPRTSMEGKPLELNLAEQSQYTLHATIKQIETR; this is encoded by the coding sequence ATGAAAAAACTCATATTGGCAGCCAGCCTAGTGAGCTTATCCACTTGGGCCGGTGAAACTGTACAGCTCAAGGATGGCCGCTATATTCAGCTCAACGATGACTTTACTTGGCAGTATGTGCCACAAGAGACTCAGCCCCAGCAGACAAGCGAGCTGACTCCTCTCCCGCTCGCTGCACCGGTGATCTCTCAACCGACATTGAGTGGTGTGGCAATCACTGTGGGTGATCATCGCTCTGTTTTGCAACTCAGTGATTCAGGCGTCGATGTGGTACTGAGCGCTCCGCGCTATGAGCATGGTCAGCTCAAGCTGAGCAGTGCAATCACTAACCAGAGTAGTCAGTCAGTGATTGCGGTTCGTCTCGCGATTCGAGTGCAGGATGCACAAGGCGTGTGGAGTGAAGAGCAGGAAGTGACGATTTGGCAGTCGATCAAACGAATGGCGGAAACCTATTTGCGCCCGCGCACTTCAATGGAAGGCAAACCACTGGAGTTAAACCTCGCAGAGCAGAGTCAGTACACACTGCACGCTACCATCAAACAGATTGAAACGCGCTAA
- a CDS encoding TrkH family potassium uptake protein has product MLNLRPITFIIGLVLSKLALFMYVPTLVAFFTGSGGFLDFAQAVIITHLVAFLCLSIGRTEHFRLNVRDMFLITSLVWTIASAFAALPFVFINHISFTDAYFETMSGLTTTGSTVLSGLDDMPPSILLWRSILQWLGGVGFIVMAVAVLPMLNVGGMKLFQTESSDWSDKSSPRAKTVAKNIVAVYLVLTGLCFLSYIATGMTPFEAINHAFTTLSTGGYSTSDSSMNRFSHGAHWVGTLFMFLGGLPFLLFVQALRKQSARALLKDEQVRGFFWLFMISSLLVAGWLWLKNDYAILDALRVSMFNIVSVVTTTGYGLDDFTAWGALPSTIFAFLLMVGACSGSTSGGIKVFRFQIAMALLKKQLLNLIHPSGIFIQRYNKRPVNEEIIRSVVAFGLTFFITIVVLAGALSAMGLDSVTSISGAVTAVANVGPGMGSIIGPTGNFAPLPDAAKWLLSFGMLMGRLEILTILVLFFPAFWRH; this is encoded by the coding sequence ATGCTCAACTTACGCCCAATTACGTTTATCATCGGGCTAGTGCTGTCTAAGCTAGCCCTATTCATGTACGTGCCGACTCTGGTGGCATTTTTTACTGGCAGCGGCGGTTTTCTCGATTTCGCGCAAGCCGTCATCATTACCCATCTGGTGGCTTTTCTCTGCTTAAGTATCGGTCGCACTGAACATTTTCGGCTCAACGTACGTGATATGTTCCTGATCACCAGCTTGGTATGGACGATTGCCAGCGCATTTGCCGCTCTGCCTTTTGTGTTTATCAACCACATCAGCTTTACCGATGCCTATTTTGAAACCATGTCCGGCCTTACCACCACAGGCTCCACGGTACTCAGTGGCTTAGATGATATGCCGCCCAGTATTTTGCTGTGGCGCTCCATTTTGCAATGGTTAGGTGGGGTTGGCTTTATCGTGATGGCGGTAGCGGTATTGCCGATGCTCAATGTTGGGGGGATGAAGCTGTTCCAAACCGAATCGTCTGATTGGTCGGATAAAAGCAGCCCGCGCGCGAAAACCGTCGCGAAAAACATTGTGGCGGTGTATCTGGTTTTGACTGGGCTCTGTTTTTTGAGCTATATCGCCACAGGTATGACGCCGTTTGAAGCGATTAATCACGCCTTTACCACGCTTTCCACCGGCGGCTACTCGACCAGTGATAGCTCGATGAACCGCTTCTCACACGGCGCGCACTGGGTTGGCACACTCTTTATGTTTCTTGGCGGCCTGCCATTTTTACTGTTTGTGCAGGCCCTGCGCAAACAGAGTGCACGAGCCTTACTCAAAGATGAGCAGGTACGCGGCTTCTTCTGGCTCTTTATGATCTCCAGTTTACTGGTCGCAGGTTGGTTGTGGCTCAAAAACGATTACGCGATATTGGATGCGCTGCGAGTTTCGATGTTTAACATTGTCTCCGTCGTCACAACCACAGGCTATGGCCTGGATGATTTCACCGCGTGGGGCGCGCTCCCCTCAACCATTTTTGCCTTCCTATTGATGGTCGGCGCTTGCTCGGGCTCTACCTCTGGCGGCATTAAGGTCTTTCGTTTCCAAATAGCGATGGCACTGCTCAAAAAGCAACTGCTGAATCTCATCCACCCTTCTGGCATTTTTATCCAGCGCTATAACAAGCGCCCGGTTAATGAAGAGATCATCCGCTCCGTTGTCGCCTTTGGCTTGACGTTTTTCATCACTATCGTGGTACTGGCTGGCGCGTTATCGGCAATGGGATTGGATTCTGTGACCAGTATCTCTGGCGCGGTCACTGCCGTCGCTAACGTGGGTCCAGGTATGGGCAGCATCATTGGCCCAACGGGTAACTTTGCCCCTCTACCGGATGCCGCCAAATGGCTCTTGAGCTTTGGAATGTTGATGGGACGTTTAGAAATTCTGACGATTTTGGTGCTCTTTTTCCCGGCATTCTGGCGTCACTAA
- the trkA gene encoding Trk system potassium transporter TrkA: MKIIILGAGQVGGTLAENLVGENNDITVVDKNADRLRDLQDKYDLRVVNGHASHPDVLREAGAQDADMLVAVTNTDETNMAACQVAFTLFNTPNRIARIRSPQYLAEKEALFQSGAVPVDHLIAPEELVTSYIERLIQYPGALQVVSFAEEKVSLVAVKAYYGGPLVGNALSALRDHMPHIDTRVAAIFRQGRPIRPQGTTIIEADDEVFFVAASNHIRSVMSELQRLEKPYRRIMIVGGGNIGASLAKRLEQTYSVKLIEHNYQRAEQLSEQLENTIVFCGDAADQELLSEENIDQVDVFIALTNEDETNIMSAMLAKRMGAKKAMVLIQRSGYVDLVQGGVIDVAISPQQATISALLTHVRRADIVNVSSLRRGAAEAIEAIAHGDESTSKVVGRAVGDIKLPPGTTIGAIVRGEEVLIAHDRTVIEQDDHVVMFLVDKKYVPDVETLFQPSPFFL; the protein is encoded by the coding sequence ATGAAAATCATCATTCTTGGTGCAGGACAAGTCGGCGGCACGCTCGCTGAAAACTTGGTAGGCGAAAACAACGACATTACTGTGGTCGATAAAAACGCTGACCGACTGCGCGATTTACAAGATAAATATGATTTGCGTGTAGTCAATGGCCACGCCAGCCACCCTGATGTGCTGCGCGAAGCTGGCGCACAAGATGCTGACATGCTGGTCGCGGTCACCAATACCGATGAAACCAACATGGCCGCTTGTCAGGTCGCCTTTACTCTGTTTAACACGCCCAACCGGATTGCGCGTATCCGCTCTCCGCAATATCTCGCTGAAAAAGAAGCGCTGTTTCAATCTGGCGCGGTCCCCGTCGATCACCTGATTGCACCGGAAGAACTGGTCACCAGCTATATCGAGCGCTTGATCCAGTATCCGGGCGCGCTGCAAGTGGTGAGCTTCGCCGAAGAAAAAGTCAGCTTGGTGGCCGTTAAAGCGTATTACGGTGGTCCACTGGTTGGTAACGCCCTTTCTGCCCTACGCGATCACATGCCGCACATCGATACTCGCGTGGCGGCGATTTTCCGTCAGGGACGCCCAATTCGTCCGCAAGGCACCACCATTATTGAAGCGGATGATGAAGTGTTTTTCGTCGCCGCGAGTAACCATATTCGCTCGGTGATGAGTGAGTTGCAGCGCCTTGAAAAACCGTATCGTCGGATCATGATTGTCGGCGGCGGTAACATAGGTGCCAGCCTCGCTAAACGCCTAGAGCAAACTTACAGCGTTAAGCTGATTGAACATAATTACCAACGTGCGGAACAGTTATCTGAACAGTTGGAAAATACCATCGTCTTTTGTGGAGATGCCGCGGACCAAGAGCTGCTGTCGGAAGAGAATATCGATCAGGTCGATGTGTTTATCGCCCTCACCAATGAAGATGAAACCAACATTATGTCGGCCATGCTTGCCAAACGCATGGGAGCCAAGAAAGCCATGGTGCTTATCCAACGCAGCGGCTATGTCGATTTAGTCCAAGGCGGTGTGATTGATGTAGCGATCTCCCCGCAGCAAGCGACCATTTCTGCGCTACTCACTCACGTGCGCCGCGCCGATATTGTCAACGTCTCTTCATTACGCCGTGGAGCGGCAGAAGCAATTGAAGCGATCGCCCACGGCGATGAATCAACCTCTAAGGTAGTAGGACGAGCGGTGGGCGATATTAAACTGCCTCCGGGCACGACAATTGGCGCTATTGTGCGGGGCGAAGAAGTGCTGATTGCCCATGACCGCACTGTCATCGAGCAAGACGATCACGTCGTCATGTTCTTGGTCGATAAAAAATATGTGCCCGACGTGGAAACGCTATTCCAGCCGAGCCCATTCTTCTTGTAA
- the rsmB gene encoding 16S rRNA (cytosine(967)-C(5))-methyltransferase RsmB, whose translation MNVRAAAASALYQVVDLGHSLSNALPAAQQQIRPRDHALLQEICYGVLRQLPRLESISQALMEKPLKGKQRVFHFLILVGLYQLSFMRIPAHAAVGETVEGAQDLKGPRLRGLINAVLRNYQRDQEGLDAQATSHDAGRYGHPSWLLKLLKESYPEQWQQIVEANNSKAPMWLRVNHQHHTRAEYQTLLEQAGIVTTPHAQAEDALCLETPCDVHQLPGFAEGWVSVQDAAAQLALTYLAPQAGELILDCCAAPGGKTAHILERTPASQVVAIDCDETRLKRVRENLQRLQLTAQVICGDARYPQQWWQGEQFDRILLDAPCSATGVIRRHPDIKWLRRADDIAALAELQREILDAMWQQLKPGGSLVYATCSITPQENRLQVKAFLERTPDARLVGSDPAQPGRQILPGEEAMDGFYYAVLSKQH comes from the coding sequence ATGAATGTTCGCGCCGCTGCTGCGTCGGCTCTTTACCAAGTGGTTGATTTAGGGCACTCCCTGTCCAATGCTTTGCCTGCGGCTCAGCAGCAAATTCGCCCACGCGATCACGCCCTGCTGCAAGAGATCTGCTACGGCGTTTTGCGCCAATTGCCACGTTTGGAATCCATCAGCCAAGCTCTGATGGAAAAACCGTTGAAAGGCAAACAACGCGTATTCCACTTCCTGATCCTCGTCGGATTATACCAACTGAGCTTTATGCGTATTCCCGCCCATGCTGCGGTAGGGGAAACCGTTGAAGGCGCGCAAGATTTGAAAGGCCCTCGTCTGCGTGGTTTGATCAATGCGGTGCTGCGTAACTATCAGCGTGACCAAGAAGGCTTAGATGCCCAAGCCACCAGCCATGATGCTGGGCGCTACGGTCATCCTAGCTGGTTACTCAAGCTCCTAAAAGAGAGCTATCCAGAGCAGTGGCAACAAATTGTTGAAGCCAACAACAGCAAAGCGCCGATGTGGCTACGCGTCAATCATCAACACCATACTCGTGCTGAGTATCAAACCCTGCTCGAACAAGCTGGCATCGTCACTACGCCTCATGCGCAAGCCGAAGATGCGCTGTGCTTGGAAACGCCTTGTGATGTGCACCAACTGCCCGGTTTCGCCGAAGGTTGGGTTTCAGTACAAGATGCAGCTGCGCAGTTAGCACTGACTTACCTTGCACCGCAAGCAGGAGAGCTGATTTTAGATTGCTGCGCGGCCCCCGGTGGCAAAACTGCGCACATCTTGGAGCGCACACCAGCGAGCCAAGTCGTCGCGATTGATTGTGATGAAACTCGCCTCAAACGCGTGCGAGAAAACCTGCAGCGTTTACAGCTCACTGCGCAAGTGATTTGTGGCGATGCGCGTTACCCGCAACAGTGGTGGCAAGGCGAACAGTTTGACCGCATCTTGTTGGATGCGCCTTGTTCGGCGACCGGCGTGATTCGCCGCCATCCCGACATCAAATGGCTGCGCCGCGCAGACGATATCGCGGCATTAGCCGAGCTACAGCGCGAAATTTTGGATGCGATGTGGCAACAACTCAAACCCGGTGGTAGTTTGGTGTACGCAACGTGCTCGATCACACCACAAGAAAACCGCCTACAGGTCAAAGCGTTCCTTGAACGCACGCCAGATGCGCGCTTAGTGGGTTCCGATCCCGCGCAGCCCGGCCGCCAAATCCTTCCCGGAGAGGAAGCAATGGACGGTTTCTATTACGCCGTATTAAGCAAACAACACTGA